A window of Aeromicrobium duanguangcaii genomic DNA:
GTCCGGATCCGCTTGTGACCGGTCGGCACCGGCTGCTAGCGTCACAGGATATCCACAGGCGCCGCGTCAGGGACGGCGGCAGATCGAACCGCTTCGTACACAACGTGTGGACAACAGTGTGAACAACTCCTCGGGCGGCCCGCCCTGCTCTCGGCCGCCCGCGAAAAAATCCCGGGAAAACCCGCCCTTTGTGGCGGAAGGAAGGCTGTGCAGTGCGCGACGAGGTTGAAGTGGACTTGGAGTCCGTCTGGCGCGATTCGGTCGCCACCTTGTCGCCAGGGGCCAAGGTCTTCGTCTACGGGGCCAAGCCCCTCTCGCTGCACAACGGCATCCTGATCGTCGCCGTCCAGGACGACCTCTCGCGCGCGCAGCTCGAGTCGCGCGTCCGGCCCGCTCTGGAGCAGGCACTCACCACGCAGGCCGGCGAGGACATCCGGCTCGTGGTCACGATCGACCCCGAGGTCGTCGATGACGCGCCCGAGCTCTTCTCCCCCGCGATCACCGTGGCCGAGGAGCCGACAGACATCGACAAGTCGTCAAGTCGATTTGTCGACAGGGATGACGAGATCGAGGAGGACGACGACAGCCTGACCCCCAGTTGGGTCAGCCGGCCCGCCGCCTCCAAGGGCGGCCCCGGCCCGTCGCACCGCGCCAACATCGCCGAGGCGCGACTGAACTCGCGCTACCAGTTCGAGAACTTCGTCATCGGCTCGTCGAACCGCTTCGCCCACGCCGCCGCGGTCGCCGCGGCCGAGGCCCCGGGCAAGGCGTACAACCCGTTGGTCATCCACGGCGACTCCGGACTGGGTAAGACCCACCTGTTGCACGCCATCGGGCACTACGTCATCAACCTCTACCCCTCGTCGCGCGTCCGTTACGTCAGCTCCGAGGAGTTCGTGAACGACGTCATCAACGCGATCGGCGAGAACCGGACTCCCGCGTTGCGCCGCAAGTACCGCGAGATCGACGTCCTCCTGGTCGACGACATCCAGTTCATCGAGAACAAGGACGCGACGCAGGAGGAGTTCTTCCACACCTTCAACGCGCTGCACAACGAGAACAAGCAGATCGTCATGACGTCCGACCGGCCGCCGTCGGAGCTGCGCACGCTGGAGGAGCGCCTGCGCAACCGGTTCAGCTGGGGCCTGCAGACCGAGATGCTGCCGCCCGACCTCGAGACCCGCATCGCGATCCTGCGCAAGAAGGCCGCCACCGAGAAGCTGACCGCCCCGGCCGACGTGCTGGAGTTCATCGCCAGCAAGGTGCAGACCAACATCCGTGAGCTGGAGGGCGCGCTCATCCGCGCCACCGCGTTCGCCAACCTCAACGGCACGACCGTCGACCTGCAGCTCGCCCAGATCGTCCTCAAGGACCTGATCGCCGAGGGCGACGACCCCGAGATCACCGCCGGCATGATCATGGCGCAGACCGCGGCGTACTCCGAGTACACGATCGAGGAGCTGTGCGGCCCGAGCCGCTCGCGCAACCTCGTGCTCGCCCGACAGATCGCGATGTACCTGTGCCGCGAGCTCACCGAGATGTCGCTGCCGCAGATCGGCAGCGAGTTCGGCGGCCGCGACCACACCACGGTGATGCACGCCGAGCGCAAGATCCGCAAGCTCATGGCCGAGAAGCACGCCGTCTACAACCAGGTCACCGAGCTCACGGCGCGCATCCGCCAGCAGGCGCGTCAGTCCTGACGCAATTTGTTCTTCCCCACCTGGGGACACGCGTGTGGATGAACCGCCAGAATCGGTGCATCAGAGCTCCCAGGGTGTGAACGCGATGTGAACCACGAACGTTCGTCCACAGCCCGACCGAGTCCCCCCACTGCCACGACCACAACTTCATCCACAGGCCGAAAACGGCGCTGACCAGCACAAACAAGGGTTGTCCACCGAATCCACAGGCCCTACTACGACGACGGAAAGTACAAAGAGCCAAATCCGAGTAGAAGTCACGACGCCCCATGGGTGTGGATGACCGCCCACCGTGGCAGGATTCGACTGACGAATGAGAGGCCCCAGAACGTGAAGTTCCGCATCGATCGCGACACCCTTGCCGACGCTGTCGGCTGGACCGCCCGCAGCTTGCCGACCCGCCCGAGCGTGCCGGTGCTGACCGGGCTGTTGCTCGAGACCGTCGGCGACGAGCTCCACCTGTCGGGTTTCGACTACGACACCTCGACCCGCGCCTCACTGCCCGCGGAGGTCAACGACGAGGGCAAGGCCCTGGTCTCGGGCCGTCTTCTGGCCGAGATCGTGCGCGCTCTTCCCGCCGGAAAGCCGGTGGACGTCGTCCATGACGGCACGAAGGTCCAGGTCACGTGCGGCAGCTCGCGCTTCAGCCTGCAGACCATGCCGGTCGACGAGTACCCCCAGCTGCCGGCGATGCCCACCTCGACCGGAACGGTCAAGGCCGACGACTTCGCCACCGCGGTGGGCCAGGCCAGTGCGGCCGCCTCGCGTGACGAGATGCTGCCGCTGCTGACCGGAATCCGCGTCGAGCTCGAGGGCTCGACGATCTCGCTGATGGCCACCGACCGGTTCCGCGCCAGCCTGCGCGACCTGTCCTGGTACCCCGAGACCTCCGACATCTCGGCGCGCGCCCTCGTCCCGGCGCGCGTCCTGTCCG
This region includes:
- the dnaA gene encoding chromosomal replication initiator protein DnaA; the protein is MDLESVWRDSVATLSPGAKVFVYGAKPLSLHNGILIVAVQDDLSRAQLESRVRPALEQALTTQAGEDIRLVVTIDPEVVDDAPELFSPAITVAEEPTDIDKSSSRFVDRDDEIEEDDDSLTPSWVSRPAASKGGPGPSHRANIAEARLNSRYQFENFVIGSSNRFAHAAAVAAAEAPGKAYNPLVIHGDSGLGKTHLLHAIGHYVINLYPSSRVRYVSSEEFVNDVINAIGENRTPALRRKYREIDVLLVDDIQFIENKDATQEEFFHTFNALHNENKQIVMTSDRPPSELRTLEERLRNRFSWGLQTEMLPPDLETRIAILRKKAATEKLTAPADVLEFIASKVQTNIRELEGALIRATAFANLNGTTVDLQLAQIVLKDLIAEGDDPEITAGMIMAQTAAYSEYTIEELCGPSRSRNLVLARQIAMYLCRELTEMSLPQIGSEFGGRDHTTVMHAERKIRKLMAEKHAVYNQVTELTARIRQQARQS
- the dnaN gene encoding DNA polymerase III subunit beta, translating into MKFRIDRDTLADAVGWTARSLPTRPSVPVLTGLLLETVGDELHLSGFDYDTSTRASLPAEVNDEGKALVSGRLLAEIVRALPAGKPVDVVHDGTKVQVTCGSSRFSLQTMPVDEYPQLPAMPTSTGTVKADDFATAVGQASAAASRDEMLPLLTGIRVELEGSTISLMATDRFRASLRDLSWYPETSDISARALVPARVLSDTAKALTAGGDITIAVSTSETGDGLIGFEGTVGGGVRRTTTRLLEGDFPRVRQLFTAQAETVAYVSTHALVDAVKRVALVAERNTPVRLTFSEGQVLLEAGSGDEAQASESVEATIEGNDISIGFNPTYMLEGLSVMTEPVVHLSFTQHTKPAAMSGVAEVGADPDGAFRYLIMPVRLQN